ctcctagcaaatcactcgatcgactaatataagtcactcgatcgagtgattcctcttttacagcgctgaaatcctcgtgtggggcaatgaaatgtgatagaagctcgtcgtccgagtcataaaagtcattctcagcattgggcaacacggtttttcatgggaaaaaccgttctcaagcaaggtatacctcttcggttgccaattatccgactcaCCGTTAATCGAGCAATTttagactccagctcaatgatttgagcatccgcacgtctatcactctcttgcctcactcgatcataattctgtatttgagatgcaagtatctccattaaaagcctcagttctgcaacctcttcttcttgtatcgtAGCTGCTAACTGAAcaatgtcagtttcgagcttttcaagtcgcgaagaagtgcgtctatcatgatcttgcctctctcggtcacgatcttgcaattgagatgcaagtgtctgcagtaaggatttcagctccgcaatctcttcttcttgtatatcaggaggatcttgttgcggcggcCCTTGATatggcggatgtggcggcacaactacagctgcattgtgctcagcagaaccacatctcccgtagtagatcaccggctgttccatataatgggacatcggtgatgggtcaaaggtactcaagccttccctttgactgtctttcacctagaactgtctaggtagtacctgtaaggcctatcaaaacagcactaaacaaaagagtaaaacggcctcaaggggaaaatcccctgaggctaaaaacagataaaattaaacaaataaataaatagattgcctccccggcaacggcgccaaaatttgatgcggtcgtttctacaccaaaaataaaatacctagattactgctaacagaagtcagcggcaagtagggtcgatctccacagggaggcggtgtactatctatttgtctatctatctgtctaaatgtcacaattgggggttttgattgatgtatctaaactagagattaaggcgagagagaaaaataagagaaattaacaacaagagagaaaggagtatgctaggagtcggtccaccgtggcagctattggatcttatactatcgggaatattaaggcgattagactattgataagaagagctatggtcgtcacctttcggtccttaaaccgccctagagtgtaaacagcttaactttcgccctcactgcaatatcctattgtaattaagcaagccttcccttccaatctttcgatctaggtcggggttaactagaattatggtctcctgcatgcatacattcgaccagataacaattaaattgcctaatacaatttctatcgcaggtctaatctatttaatacagttaaagcatcgctaccacggcttccctaatcctaacatactatgggaattagctacacatgggaatgggggaaacaagaattaaagcaagaataataaacattaaataataattaaagaagaaaagagaagaaggaAATACTGAATTAAGTCCggaaaatgaagaaataaaagtaacagtgaaagTGACAGGGGAAAGTAACGTATGTCGATCCCCCTGGATTATTCGATTGTTGGATTGTTGGATtgttggatgattacaaatgacaacctttactcctatttataagaaattaggagtaaagttaaacctaatgacggaaaataactaaaaagcccaaatTGTCAagcaatatccactcgatcgaccacttaaatcactcgatcgagtgaacttcactcagaaacagctcgatcgacctagaatagtgctcgatcgagtaagggcatatagagaactggtcgatcgaccatataactgctcgatcgactgtttattcatcctaaaaccactcgatcgacttaagaatgtcctcgatcgagtggttattaaCTTCAGCAGCTTAGAATTCTTGTTAGTTcgccttgacttgtccttttagctcccggaacacttcacgcatcccaagacagcaacatttcccgctccaaatcatctcttcctccaaatgcatgcaaaatggacggtaaatggcttgatttcactactttccagtctattcctgcaaataagacaaaatacaccaaagtagcatattcggggcatttcgtagcataaactacgataaaagcatagaaatacgtgcgtaaaataggctaaaaagactatataaaatgcacgtatcaggtcCCACCAGACATGACTCCTCCCTGATTCCTACACCAACTAGCCTCATCATATAGTAGGAGCATGTGGTAGTTTCACATCTCAGTTCTGGCAAAACCTATTTGGCAGCAGTCTCACCTACAAAGAATACTAAACAAAATGTGATAGATGAGGCATAAGGGAGTGGTAGTGAACATTGCACTGATAATGGATAATTTTGGATTTTGGAATATAAGAGGAATAAATAACACACATAAACAATTAGAAGTTAGGAGATTCCTTTATCAAAATAAATTTGGTTTATTTGCGCTagtgaaaacaaaaataaaagcacaAGATTTCGTTTATGTGCTTCACAATTTAGGGCATCATTGGGGAGGTATCAACAATAATATGCATAATCCTGGAGGTCGTTTTTGGATTATTTGGATACCTCAAATTTTCCATGTCCAAGCAATTTATAGCTCTGATTAGCAAATTACTGTTGAAGTTTCTGATATTAGTTCTGGGGACATGTTTCTGTATATTGTTGTTTATGGCTCTAATTCTGACATTGATAGGCAAAGATTATGGGCACAGCTAAATCAGCTTAAAGATCAATGTGATAAAGCTTGGTGCATATGTGGAGATTTCAATTCTTTGTTACACTTTAATGAAAGATTGGGCAGTGATGTTCTTTGGAGTGATATCAGAGATTTCAGGCATTGTGTAGAGTATTGTGGGGTGACTGATATACAAGCACATGGTTCTTTTTTCACTTGGAACAACAAACAAAATCCTACAACTCGTGTTTTCTCTAGAGTAGACAGATGTCTTAACAATCTTGAGTGGATGTACTTATATCCTGATAGCTCGGCTTTATTCATGAATATAGGAAATTTTGATCATTGCCCATGCATCTGTTATAGAAGAACTGTTGTTTTAAACATTAGACCCTTTTTTATATACTTCAACATGTGGAGCATGGACCCTTCTTTTACAAACATCATCACTCAGGAATGGGGTAAACAAATAGCTAGGGCTAAACTGTACGAGGTAGTCACTAAGCTCAGGAACTTAAAGCAACCTCTGAAACATTTGAATAAAAACAGATTCTCTGATATTGAAAAAAGCACTAAGATAGCAAAACTTCTTCTGGATGACCTACAGACTCAAATGCACTCCAATCCATATGATCATCATATATTAGCCGCAGAACAAGAGGCCGATGAGTCATTTAGAACTCTGAGCAAAGCTACAACTAGTTACTTGCATCAGAAAGCTAAGGTTGAATTGAATATGGGAGGAGATGAGAATTCCAAATACTTCCATAGTAAGAACAAAGCAAGGCAAATTCACAACAAGGTGTTTTAAATATCTGATGCTTCTGGCTCCCTCCACCAGGACCCTCTGGCTATTGAGCATGCCTTTTTGGACTACTATACGCATCTTTTAGGATCAACTAGTCAGACTCCTAAGGTGCATAAGCCAACTATTAGAACTGGTAACTGTATAACTGAGCAGCATACAAGCATTTTTCTTAAGCCTGTCGCCAATGAGGAAATAAAACACTGCATTTTCTCTCTACCTACCTCCAAGAGTCCTGGCCCAGATGGCTACActagccaattttttagagactcCAAAGATATTGTAGGTGGGGATGTCTGTTCTCTTATTAAAGATTTTTTCATACTGTCCAGCTCCTAAAACAACTCAACACCACTAATATTACCCTTATTCCAAAGTCAGTAACCAAAAAACTGTTATGGAATTTAGACCAATAGCTTGTTGCAATACATTGTATAAATGTATTGCTAAGCTGTTATGTAATAGATTGGGTGAGATTCTTCCTGATATAGTGAGCATTAATGAAGGGGGCTTTGTGAAAGGGAGGAACATTGTTGAAAATGTCCTCATTTGCCAAGATATTGTTCAAGTGTATAATAGGAAATATGCCTCTCGTAGATGTCTACTAAAGATTGAATTGAAGAAAGTCTATGACTTGTTGAGTGGGAATTCTTGTATCAGATGCTACAACCTTTGAAGTTTCCTAAACAATTTACTGACGGGGTTATGACCTGTATTACTACCCCTTCATATTCTTCAACTTTAAATGGGAGCTCTTTTGGATTCTTCAAAGGCAAGAGAGGGCTCAGACAAGGGGATCCCTTATCCCTCTCCTTTTAACCATTTTTATGGACTACCTGTCAAGAATTATTACTGTGGTTGGCCAACAAGACAATTTCAGATTCCACCCCTTATGTGGACATCTGAAATTGAATCATTTATTATTTGTACATGATCTCCTCCTGTTATACAAAGGCAATGATGTGTCCATTATGTGGATCCTTAGAGCTTTTGCTACCTTTTCAGCTGCTTCAGGCCTTTGcctaaataaaaacaaaattgaGATTTATTTTAATGGAGTCAGAACCTAGGTGATTGCTGATATTTTGCAGATTTCTGGGTTTAAGCAAGGGTCCCTACCTTTCAAATACTTAGGTATTTCAATCTCTTCCAAGAAAATCACTAAGAATGAAAGGAGAAAACTGATTGATAAGATAACTGCCAGAATCAGGGCTTTTGAGGGGGGGGGGTGCGCAAAGCATCTATCTTATGCTGGTAAGCTTACTCTGGTCACATCTGTTCTCCATACTTTACACTCCTACTGGGCTTCCATATTCCTTATACCCAATGGCATTATGAATTGGATAGATAGTATTGGCAGGAACTATAGGTAGGGGGTACAGACTCTTATATGCATGCCCTAGCATTTAATTGGGAGAAATGCTGCTCTCCCAAAGAGGAAGTTGGACTAGGccttaaaaatgcaaaaaattggaACACAACTCTGCTTGGGAAATATATATGGTGGGTTGCATCAAAGAAGGATCACTTATGGGTTAGGTGGATTAATCATGTTAACTTGAAAGGCTCCCACTGGACGAACTACTCTCCTCCAAGGGATTGTAGCCGGTCCTGAAAAAAATTGTGCATACTATGGCTAAGTTCAGGACTGCATATACCACTGACTTAGGGTTGGGAAATAATATAGAATACTCCATCAAGGAAGGGTACAATTATTTGAGACATTCTCTACCTATTACTCCCTAGTGGAGGGTCTGTTGGAATTCAATGAATGTTCCAAGGTCATCTTTCATCTTCTAGGCTGTTATGCTTGGCAGACTGCTTACTAGAGATAGATTAACACGTGTGGGAACATCATCCTCATTCGCAGAATTGTTTGTGCATGTCATGTCCACTTAGTCTATCTGATTTGGCAAGCATGCAACAAAGCTAGAGTTATGCATAAGGTGATTCATCCTAGAGTGATTGCTCATCAGGCTATTCGGGGAGTCATAACTAGATTTTGGGCAAAGAATACTTCAGCTATTTCAAGTACAGATGAAACTTGGATTAGAAGTTTACACTAAGTTTAGATGATAGAGAGAATTTTTATACTGTACCTTACTTGGATGATGCATTTTTGTTGATATAATATACTTaccctttcccaaaaaaaaaattaaaaaaataggacaataaaaatgaaaaCAGGGAGTATTAAACTTCTCTCTAATATTCTTGGAAGCTACGACTAACAGAGTCATCTACAGAATAAAGAACCAAACTCTGATAAAGCAAATTGTCTAAAGATTGGCAGTTACCAAACCACCAATCTACGAGGAATAATAGTTGTAATGATCTAAACTTAGATAAATAGCGAATAACGATGGCTTTAATAAAATTCTAAAAGGTCTAAGGTCCGTAGTCACGTTATAGGGAGACAAGCTTATCTAAAGATTAATAGTTTCCATGGAATATTTGAGTAGAATTCTGCATATACATATGACACTATGACTTTTAAATACCATCCAATGTGTATTCAGCTAGCTTTCACACTTTATGGTTGCTGATGACCTACTTTTATTTTATAAGGGGGATGTGAACTCTATCATGGTCTTGTTAACATCTTTCAAACTTTCTCTAGTGCTTCTGACCTTTAAATGAACCCCTCTAAGACTAATGCTTTCTTTAAGGAGGTCCATAGTTGGGTTAAAAAAGAACATTCTACAGGTGTCTGATTTTATTGAAGGTAATATGCCCTTATAGTACTTGGGAGTCCCAATTACTTGCGGGAGAATGACTAAAGCAGACAGTACTGTGTTGGTAGAGAAGTTGATTGTTAGAAGAAGGGGCTTGGCACAAATAAGTTATCTTAGGGTGATAGACTGGTGTTGATAAAATTTGTACTTGCAACTTTTTATAGTTATTGGATTAACATCTTCATTATTCCTAGGGGGGTTCAAAATAGGATTAAGTCCATAAGTAGGAACTACTTATGGGATGTCAAAGTTGACTATATCAGGGTCTTTCTAGTGAGTTGAGAGAAAGTATATGTGTGGACAGGGCCACCTGCGCCGCGCGCACCTGCGCGTTGTGGTTTTGAGGCGGCGCCACTTCGCgccacttctcccacggaaccttggtttgccaaatcacgtcatgggccgttaccgatttgtgaggcattgaaaccggtgaaaggttgaataagcctgcatttgtggagtcgccaccaatttctTGTGGAAAAtctgaaaccgttcgaatacctcgtgccatgtcaagacacaaagtaatgacatgaacactaagaactcgtgaCCCTTaccattatatgtctagaatgactctcgagatgccaatggacacagatgtccagagataactggagtaaggggtgagggtacgtatcaggaagttctttaattcgaacacctaatcccgcccgcctcgatagcggcggCCTCTACTAATCATTAGGGaagtcgttcatatttgatatgtcgtcgatgtaatacATGGaatgcaacaaacatggattaatcctagcatgtgaaattagactatgtcggttaacacgcgttttagcaaacaatttggtcgaagtaaatgatagattcaatacatgtgaatgccatacaattaaattatacataataataattacgataaatgaattacaataattaaaattacaaaagttacaagctttatttgatctacgtcaaaagcacgctaaaaaacgggatttcgaagaagaaaataaaaggaaaataaaattagaattaaaatatgaaaatatgtcagattagaggtgataatataaataatagttgatttaaaccgtaattaggagctacgtcaaagcgagaaagagttcagagggagaaaccgacccaaaacaggcgcaacatctgccgcgtcctctggaagaggcgcaacacttcatgcgtctgttctcgagctgggttctggctgtgaagtcagaatcgcaacactgttattgttcgttggtagatttaagatggattatcgatattagactcgaattgaagtgttttaaccgatcatatgtatctgggcaagtcataaaacgagttaaaacgagaaattacagcggtttacatgattatgattatacgatgaactcgtgtcggaaatacaaaaaggcgaaacttgaggttagattaagacgaaactggacaaataagattcggaagaaaacttatgtatcaaattgggaCTCCGGAATCTCGACAAGAACAAGTCGAAACCccaaagaatcgatttgaattaaaacggcaaaaacccgcaagtattgaattactcgggattaaggaggAATTAAGCTTTTTAATTAAAACAGAGttgttaaaatatgatttatatagtgaaataacaaagagaacgaaggaaaaatgaaagaataagaaaagaaggaaattgcaggaagtcgaggaagaagaagaagagcaggagcggcaggcagcctctggaagaggcgcagaaaggTTGCGATCCTTCCTaaaggcgcagctgctgctgcgtttcttctcgccgtctgacctctgctgtttcgtaaaaacgACTTTCAAaggtggattttaaatcggttatcgaacgtgctcttgatatagatttacattaattgatacaaaacaaaagtacaataataaaatgggatttacacccttagacttacatgtttgacgaaacgagattgattaAAGTTATCATTTattgattgctcgactcgaatatgtgtggaaagtgccctcgttagagaatttagtagattgattaagttgattaaaggtggagttggtcaagttggtcgaTCTATGCAGCGTGACTGGGActtagaatgatctgagcttatgtggtcgattgatcaagcacgtaggcgtcgaaaagcaacagcatagtctagaatgcaaagagagagagagagagagagaaagggcggaacactcgcgtgtcAAATATGGAGGTCGAAGGCCTCTATTTctactaaacatatggaagagttttggaatgacacggatttagaaataaatctcgaaaatattctggaaaatgcgaaaagaggaccggagaagaggcgcaacaactaCTGCatttcttcgaagaggcgcatcatttgctgcgtcttttctccagcggtttcctcctcggcaagaaagattttcgcgttttattatagaatttcggtagatttacacttccttattccatgaaacacaatattacggtagatattatattaattttattttggaataaatatctagagaattctagaacattccggaatattccgagcGGCatttaaatactccctcctattctccattttcttccctctttcctaaaacggattattcaggttttcttctcctttccttttttagaaacttttaatcttattttatttattcctctctcctatcacaaaaccccacccaactcacaattccttatttaattcctaattattcattgATCTTTccaatcaccaaaccccacccaactcacaattccttattttataCATTCatttctcctatcaccaaacgccacccaactcacaattcataCTTTATTCCCCTCCTTAATTCTTGTCCCCCTAACAAAGGGGAAGAAtatggagaataggagggagtagttttTAGCAAATGAagcgatttttgacccggactccaaatgaactctaattactgtcaaaatgaccgtatcggtgcgtagatgacgacccaagggttgactcgagtgtttgagctatcacttgacgatgaacttacggtttgtcataaatcgttccgagGTTTCAAACATGCGggccaatcatcactgggtggttggcgggaggtgtagaaatgaggtatctataacATGCTCCACAAAATGAAGGGGGCCGAGAATTAGAGACAGCTAATCTAGGAATGTGACAGCAATGGGAAAGGTAGTATGGTGAATTTATTGTTGTCCTGATAGTATTTGGGTAAAATGGATTAACCAGGTTTACTTAAAAAGAGTGATGTGGCCTGTGGACTGAGTACAAGCCTAGTTGAGACATGGGTTGGGGTTGGAAATGTATTTGTAGAGTTAAAGACAAGTTGGCACTTGGTTACCTTAATGGACGGTAGAGTTTGGATCCTAAGAGATATATGGTTAACAGTGGGTATGAACTGCTGAGGCAGAAGTTTCAGGTTATGATATCTTGGCAAAAGTTCATGTGGCATAATTGGTGTATTCCAAAGCATCAATATTTTGGATCGCTGATTGCCAGAAAGGACTTGCAGCCCAAAGACAGGTTGTATGCCTTAGGTATTGCAACTGATGATACCTGTTTGCTCTATGGTCACATGAAAGTTATAAACATTTGTTTTAGACCTGTTGATGACCGAGTTTTTACCGTCAATACTCGCATCAAACACAATTAATAAAACccaataaaagtagtatttatcggggtcgaaccacaaggaaggcgggggttagatacttggtttatttaagtctttagtttagtcaaacaaaggAAGAGGTTGATTGATTGTAAACTAAGATGCCAACAAGATATTaaatttaactaaatgaaattgttTCTAATTAATGAAGGAAAACTAACGTCTTTGGGTTCACTTGGGTAAATCGGGAAAGAGAAGAGTGTTAATAATAAATGGGTAATGATAATGGCCTAGGATTGAACCTAATTTCTTAGTAAATTCGAGTTAACCAACAAGTATTCACTTCGTAAGGAAGACTCATCTTGACCATGCCATACAGGCCTTCCATTGTCTTTCGACCTAggataggctaaacatgatactGAAACACTCAAACTTTAATTTAAGAAATCCATCAAACACTTCATAGGAATGAGAATAAAGGTCAACTAACATGGCATAAAGATCATccaatagcatgagcaccaagaTAGACCAAACATGTCAAGGAAAAGTTCAAACTTTCGTTTAAACAATTTAACAAACACTTCATATGCATAAGAGTAAAGACCGATTAATTACCCAAATCAAAGTGTTAACAACCCAAATCCATCCCCTTTAATTACCCAAGATCCACCATGACCTTAGATGAGACTACTCACACATACTTATAAGAGAGAAATTGAAAGATAAGGAAACAAGCACGAATAACACAATAAACATGGTTACTAATTCAAACAATTGATTTAAATGAACAAGAAATGTAAATAGACTAAAAGAAATGAGATTaagaagagaaattataccaaaaGACAATAACTtagattgaaatatggaaggattcttcaattctccaaatacaacccaaaattactaattgtaaactaatgaaaagagaAGAACTTAGATAAACTAGAGAgcaattaaactataattaaagAAGGGATGCAAATTTTATTGAAAAATATTGAGAGGGGAAAATATTCTATGGTTCTAAAATGTTgagagaaaataaattaaaagagTGAGACTAACTAATCTAATTGGTAGTGTAAATAATTTATGAGTGTGTCTTttatactagtataataatctaataataataataataatagtaatataataataatattaataatattagtagtaataatagtaataatagtaataataataataataataataataataataataataataataataataataatagtactaataataataataatagtaataatactagtaataataatactagtaacTAGGTAGTATCTcgcgcgcttcgcgcggcctgtttgaaaattttattattataattgaagaaaaataatataattcatatatgatatttAATATCTTTATTTatacataaaaataaattaattttctcaaatcttattttcttaggtttaacttcaat
The Silene latifolia isolate original U9 population chromosome 11, ASM4854445v1, whole genome shotgun sequence genome window above contains:
- the LOC141613644 gene encoding uncharacterized protein LOC141613644 produces the protein MEQPTDLDITASSSDVIEIPQSADVKTMKPVTEIVGIPVLNLDAVIEDDVDLEAEENHIAEEAGWTQVTECKDLVLKQGFHMFENKPLVVKPWSGIASMAKEHVKAVPVWIRFCGLGLKFKGEKCLGKLVSLIWTYMRADESTLDKTRLGYARLMVEQITVEVSDISSGDMFLYIVVYGSNSDIDRQRLWAQLNQLKDQCDKAWCICGDFNSLLHFNERLGSDVLWSDIRDFRHCVEYCGVTDIQAHGSFFTWNNKQNPTTRVFSRVDRCLNNLEWMYLYPDSSALFMNIGNFDHCPCICYRRTVVLNIRPFFIYFNMWSMDPSFTNIITQEWGKQIARAKLYEVVTKLRNLKQPLKHLNKNRFSDIEKSTKIAKLLLDDLQTQMHSNPYDHHILAAEQEADESFRTLSKATTSYLHQKAKDPLAIEHAFLDYYTHLLGSTSQTPKVHKPTIRTGNCITEQHTSIFLKPVANEEIKHCIFSLPTSKSPGPDGYTSQFFRDSKDILLKQLNTTNITLIPKLGEILPDIVSINEGGFVKGRNIVENVLICQDIVQVYNRKYASRRCLLKIELKKVYDLLSGNSCIRCYNL